A single Silvibacterium dinghuense DNA region contains:
- a CDS encoding lactonase family protein — protein MRSVIGSVMAAVLGAGMMTPTIHAQDTYSGARSAVFVMTNNAENNEVLAYQREGDGQYVLARRVRTGGRGSGGTVDPLQSQGSLTLSGDRNLLFAVNSGSGTVSSFVVAGGVPVLVDREPTGGAFPVSVAEHNGTVYVLNAGGSGAIVAFHADAAGRLHEIPHATVYLTAANDGASDIAVSPNGKTLVVIEKTPNHIDTYLIQSDGTLGTAVVHTSVTPGVFSVSFTPSGTLIVSENQPDGTDVSSISSYAVNAGGALTAITQSIPTDGDGNCWNAITPDGKFVYVDNAATSTVAGYAIGASGALTPISGTIVAAEPDGAANLDMSISRDGKYLYTLDAGVGEVAVYEIQSNGTLIEAGTIAGLPEQAGWNGIAAY, from the coding sequence ATGCGCAGTGTAATTGGCAGTGTGATGGCGGCCGTGCTGGGCGCTGGAATGATGACCCCAACGATTCATGCCCAGGATACTTACTCCGGGGCAAGGTCCGCGGTGTTCGTGATGACGAACAACGCGGAGAACAATGAAGTGCTCGCCTATCAGCGCGAGGGAGATGGGCAATATGTTCTGGCGCGCCGTGTCCGCACGGGCGGACGCGGAAGCGGCGGAACGGTTGATCCTTTACAGTCGCAGGGATCGCTGACGCTGAGCGGCGATCGCAACCTGCTCTTCGCAGTGAACTCGGGCAGCGGTACGGTATCCAGCTTTGTTGTGGCTGGCGGCGTTCCGGTGCTGGTTGATCGGGAGCCGACGGGCGGCGCGTTTCCCGTGTCGGTAGCTGAGCACAACGGTACGGTGTATGTGCTGAATGCAGGCGGGAGTGGTGCGATCGTTGCGTTCCACGCTGATGCCGCCGGGCGGCTGCATGAGATTCCGCATGCGACGGTCTATCTTACTGCCGCAAATGACGGGGCTTCGGATATTGCAGTCAGTCCGAATGGTAAGACGCTGGTAGTGATCGAAAAAACTCCGAATCATATCGACACTTATCTGATCCAGAGCGACGGAACGCTGGGTACGGCCGTGGTGCATACGAGTGTGACGCCGGGAGTGTTCTCGGTTTCGTTTACGCCCAGCGGTACTTTGATCGTTTCTGAAAACCAGCCGGACGGGACGGATGTTTCCAGTATTTCGTCCTATGCGGTGAATGCGGGTGGAGCGCTGACGGCGATCACGCAGAGCATTCCTACGGATGGAGACGGGAACTGCTGGAATGCGATTACGCCGGACGGCAAGTTCGTGTACGTCGACAATGCGGCAACGTCGACAGTAGCAGGCTATGCCATAGGCGCGAGCGGTGCCCTGACGCCAATCTCGGGCACGATCGTCGCCGCCGAGCCGGATGGCGCAGCCAATCTCGACATGAGCATCAGCCGCGATGGCAAATACCTCTATACCCTGGATGCCGGTGTGGGGGAGGTCGCCGTGTACGAGATTCAGTCCAACGGCACGCTGATTGAAGCAGGTACGATCGCAGGCCTGCCGGAGCAGGCGGGATGGAACGGGATCGCAGCCTACTAG